One window of the Shewanella litorisediminis genome contains the following:
- a CDS encoding AmpG family muropeptide MFS transporter — translation MYLPTAALIRLWDLLEVYRHRRVLVMLFLGFSAGLPLMLVFSTLSFWLREAGVDRTAIGYFSWIAILYAFKWLWSPLVDRMPLPVFSKLFGRRRGWMLFAQLMLIAAIAGMASSDPKDSLTYMAVCALMVAFASATQDIVIDAFRIESAPQEMQAALAAAYQIGYRSAMIIATAGALTIAAWVAPEADGYRLASWQTAYMVMAALMLIGVITTLYAKEPAVDQGRADAMEAEMRERLSEKYSPRTAAALSWVYNAVAAPFIDFFKRYGKSAILILALISCYRISDIVMGIMANVFYVDMGFSKEEIAFLSKVYGLIMTLVGAAFGGVLLAKYGTMRILFLGSLLVATTNLLFAWQAVVGYNMELLTLAISIDNFSGGIATAAFIAYLSSLTSSGYSATQYALLSSIMLLFPKFIAGFSGAWVDAFGYVNFFITASLIGLPVLLLVWLVEKVSPPARADVKGRQVSD, via the coding sequence ATGTATTTACCTACCGCTGCCTTAATCAGACTCTGGGATCTTCTGGAGGTATACCGCCATCGTCGGGTGCTGGTGATGCTGTTTCTGGGGTTCTCCGCCGGTTTACCCCTGATGCTGGTGTTTTCTACCCTGTCATTCTGGCTGCGTGAAGCCGGTGTCGATCGCACGGCCATCGGCTATTTCAGCTGGATTGCCATTCTGTACGCCTTCAAGTGGCTCTGGTCCCCACTGGTGGACCGCATGCCGCTGCCGGTGTTCTCTAAACTCTTTGGGCGGCGCAGGGGCTGGATGTTGTTCGCCCAATTGATGCTGATTGCCGCGATAGCAGGCATGGCCAGCAGCGACCCCAAGGACAGCCTCACCTACATGGCGGTGTGCGCCCTGATGGTGGCTTTTGCCTCGGCAACGCAGGACATAGTGATAGATGCCTTTCGCATTGAATCTGCCCCCCAGGAGATGCAGGCGGCCTTGGCGGCTGCTTATCAAATTGGCTATCGCTCGGCCATGATTATTGCCACCGCAGGAGCCCTGACCATTGCTGCCTGGGTCGCGCCGGAAGCCGATGGATACCGGCTCGCATCCTGGCAAACCGCCTACATGGTGATGGCGGCCCTGATGCTGATTGGAGTGATAACCACCCTGTACGCCAAAGAGCCCGCCGTCGACCAGGGACGCGCCGACGCCATGGAAGCCGAGATGCGTGAGCGCCTCAGCGAGAAATACTCTCCCCGCACGGCCGCGGCCTTATCCTGGGTTTATAACGCAGTCGCCGCGCCCTTTATCGATTTTTTCAAACGCTACGGCAAGAGTGCCATCCTGATATTGGCGCTGATTTCCTGCTACCGGATTTCAGACATAGTCATGGGGATTATGGCAAATGTGTTTTATGTGGACATGGGCTTTTCCAAAGAGGAAATTGCCTTTTTGAGCAAGGTGTATGGCCTTATCATGACCCTGGTGGGCGCCGCCTTCGGGGGCGTTTTGCTGGCGAAATACGGCACCATGCGTATCCTGTTTCTGGGCTCGCTCCTGGTAGCCACCACCAATCTGCTCTTTGCTTGGCAGGCGGTGGTCGGTTACAACATGGAGCTGCTGACGCTGGCAATATCCATCGATAATTTCAGTGGCGGTATCGCCACAGCGGCCTTTATCGCCTATTTATCGAGCCTGACCAGCAGCGGCTACAGCGCCACCCAATATGCGCTGCTGTCGTCTATCATGTTGCTGTTTCCGAAGTTTATTGCCGGTTTCTCCGGTGCCTGGGTCGATGCCTTTGGCTATGTGAACTTTTTCATCACCGCCAGCCTGATTGGTCTGCCGGTATTGCTGCTGGTGTGGCTGGTAGAAAAGGTGTCCCCCCCTGCCCGCGCAGATGTAAAGGGCAGGCAGGTGTCAGACTGA
- a CDS encoding YajQ family cyclic di-GMP-binding protein translates to MPSFDIVSEVDAVELKNAVENTRREMDGRFDFRGVEYSVDFKDMVVILRSESDFQCRQMVDILRGQLAKRNVDAKAMEVDDKIVHTGKTFAQNVKFKQGIEQDVAKKLIKLIKDSKVKVQAQIQGDSIRVTGKKRDDLQAIMQLARTSELGQPFQFNNFRD, encoded by the coding sequence ATGCCGTCATTTGATATTGTTTCGGAAGTGGATGCCGTAGAGCTGAAAAACGCCGTGGAAAACACCCGCCGGGAGATGGATGGCCGTTTCGATTTTCGCGGAGTTGAGTACAGCGTGGACTTCAAGGATATGGTGGTTATCCTGCGTTCCGAGTCTGATTTCCAGTGTCGTCAGATGGTGGATATCCTTCGGGGTCAGCTTGCCAAACGCAACGTGGATGCCAAGGCCATGGAAGTGGACGACAAGATAGTGCACACAGGCAAAACCTTTGCGCAGAATGTGAAATTCAAGCAGGGCATTGAGCAGGACGTAGCGAAAAAGCTTATCAAGCTCATCAAGGACAGCAAGGTAAAGGTACAGGCGCAAATTCAGGGGGATTCGATTCGGGTCACCGGCAAGAAGCGCGACGACTTGCAGGCCATTATGCAACTGGCCCGCACATCCGAGTTGGGCCAGCCGTTTCAGTTCAATAATTTCCGCGATTGA
- a CDS encoding VanZ family protein has product MKNRQFLFKVILVIALCITSYLVFSKPSYTQSIPHLDKVGHFGTFFGLAWLTQLAFKPRWYIMLLALAAYAGLIEVIQSRLPYRSASWGDIAADLAGVAAFFLTAWLYRKYLRASRLEGV; this is encoded by the coding sequence GTGAAGAATCGGCAGTTTCTGTTCAAAGTCATTTTGGTGATAGCCCTGTGTATCACCAGCTATCTGGTCTTTTCCAAACCCAGCTATACCCAGTCTATTCCTCACCTGGACAAGGTGGGGCATTTCGGCACTTTCTTTGGTTTGGCCTGGCTCACCCAACTGGCGTTCAAACCACGCTGGTACATCATGTTGCTGGCTCTGGCCGCGTACGCCGGTTTGATTGAAGTCATCCAGTCGCGCCTGCCCTACCGCTCCGCCTCCTGGGGCGATATCGCCGCCGATCTTGCCGGTGTGGCCGCCTTCTTCCTCACTGCCTGGCTGTACCGCAAGTATCTTCGCGCCTCGAGGCTTGAGGGCGTATGA
- a CDS encoding ketopantoate reductase family protein — MSQIGILGAGAVGQLIGHQLAASGTLPMLIDRQLHAISELLTLMDLNGNPSTLRFTKPEYNSPPLGKLDLLIVTVKAYQVVEAVTRVLPELSPHCHLLLLHNGLGPHEQVAAMLNGRGLTLGTTSQGALRLSKYDLKQTGSGLTQFGHCMGPAMAPELKASLLSAIPGSEWVEAILPALWQKLAVNACINPLTAIHGVCNGELADDAYQATIAAVLRELVEVARTQGMALQEESLSARVYEVIRLTASNRSSMRQDVDHRRKTEIDAINGYLVSLGNRHGVATPTNKALVDAIHALERRF; from the coding sequence ATGAGCCAAATAGGCATCCTGGGTGCTGGCGCCGTTGGCCAGTTGATAGGGCATCAGTTGGCGGCATCGGGCACCTTGCCCATGCTGATTGACCGGCAGTTGCATGCCATCAGCGAACTGCTCACCCTTATGGACTTAAACGGTAACCCAAGCACGCTGCGCTTCACCAAGCCCGAGTACAATTCCCCCCCACTTGGCAAACTTGACCTCCTTATCGTTACCGTAAAGGCCTATCAGGTAGTTGAAGCCGTGACCCGGGTGCTCCCCGAATTATCACCGCACTGCCACCTGTTATTGCTGCATAATGGCCTCGGCCCCCACGAGCAGGTCGCTGCCATGTTAAATGGCCGGGGCTTGACCCTTGGCACCACCAGCCAGGGAGCGCTGCGCCTAAGCAAATACGACCTAAAACAAACCGGCAGTGGTCTCACGCAATTTGGTCATTGCATGGGGCCCGCCATGGCGCCAGAGCTTAAAGCCTCGCTGCTCAGTGCCATTCCCGGCAGCGAGTGGGTCGAGGCCATACTGCCAGCCCTGTGGCAAAAGCTCGCCGTCAATGCCTGTATCAATCCCCTCACCGCCATTCACGGCGTCTGTAATGGGGAGCTGGCAGATGATGCCTACCAAGCGACTATTGCCGCGGTGCTGAGGGAACTGGTTGAGGTCGCCAGGACTCAGGGCATGGCGTTACAGGAAGAGAGCTTGTCTGCCCGTGTGTATGAGGTCATTCGCCTTACCGCATCCAATCGCTCCTCAATGAGGCAGGATGTGGACCATAGGCGCAAAACCGAGATTGATGCCATCAATGGCTATCTGGTGAGCCTTGGCAATCGCCACGGCGTTGCCACGCCAACCAATAAAGCGCTGGTCGATGCCATTCACGCCCTGGAGCGACGCTTTTAA
- a CDS encoding DMT family transporter: MWVLFTLMAAFMQAWRNAFQSELSRDVGVLGVTLARFLYAGPLAALYLAGLYLWQDAAIPTFGADALGFILGAALMQILATALMVKLFQLKNFAIGAGLAKSEALVAAILGVAFFGTSLSLFGWLGVIVGTVAVFMLSSKGGLSTLSPKTLLLGLASGSAFALTSLWVREASLCLDVPFPHRAAWVLLLVILIQTVILLLWLLIRKPDELKAMMVRNRLTLAISVSSCLGSIGWFSAMSLTAVPYVKTLGQVEIFFMMLVSSWYLKQKVQVRDMAALVLIALAAIMVMWPQ, from the coding sequence ATGTGGGTGCTGTTCACCCTGATGGCGGCCTTTATGCAGGCCTGGCGCAACGCCTTTCAAAGTGAGCTCAGCCGCGATGTGGGCGTGCTTGGGGTGACCCTGGCGCGCTTTCTCTATGCAGGTCCGTTGGCTGCACTGTATCTGGCCGGGTTATACCTGTGGCAGGATGCGGCCATTCCCACCTTCGGCGCGGATGCGCTGGGGTTTATTCTCGGGGCGGCGCTGATGCAAATTCTCGCTACTGCCTTAATGGTGAAGCTGTTTCAGCTTAAAAACTTTGCCATTGGCGCCGGGCTTGCCAAGAGCGAGGCGCTGGTAGCGGCCATACTTGGGGTGGCCTTCTTTGGTACCAGCCTGTCGCTCTTTGGCTGGCTTGGGGTGATTGTGGGCACTGTGGCGGTGTTTATGCTCTCAAGCAAGGGCGGGCTCAGTACCCTGTCGCCCAAAACCTTGCTGCTGGGGCTTGCCAGCGGCAGTGCCTTTGCGCTGACGTCCCTCTGGGTACGTGAAGCAAGCCTCTGCCTCGATGTGCCTTTCCCCCATAGAGCCGCCTGGGTGCTCTTGCTGGTTATTCTGATCCAAACGGTGATTTTGCTGCTGTGGCTGCTGATAAGAAAGCCTGATGAGCTTAAGGCCATGATGGTAAGAAACCGGCTGACGTTGGCTATCAGTGTCAGCAGTTGCCTGGGGTCCATTGGCTGGTTCTCGGCCATGTCGCTTACCGCCGTCCCCTATGTGAAAACCCTGGGGCAGGTGGAAATCTTCTTTATGATGCTTGTGTCAAGCTGGTATCTGAAGCAAAAAGTGCAGGTGAGGGACATGGCCGCGCTGGTGCTGATTGCGCTTGCCGCCATCATGGTGATGTGGCCTCAATGA
- the kdsA gene encoding 3-deoxy-8-phosphooctulonate synthase, translated as MSIKTIQLGDITIANDKPFVLFGGMNVLESRDLAMRIAEQYVEVTQKLGIPYVFKASFDKANRSSINSYRGPGMEEGLKIFQEIKDTFNVPLITDVHEPYQCAPVAEVVDIIQLPAFLARQTDLVIAMARTGAIINVKKPQFLAPHEMRHIVKKFNEAGNDEIILCERGSCFGYNNLVVDMLGMDEMKQSGYPVIFDATHALQRPGGREDSAGGRRAQATELARSGMALGLAGLFIEAHPDPDNAKCDGPCALPLHQLEAYLAQMKAVDDLVKSFPALDTSK; from the coding sequence ATGAGTATCAAGACAATCCAACTTGGCGATATCACCATTGCCAATGACAAGCCCTTTGTTCTCTTTGGCGGCATGAACGTGCTTGAGTCACGGGATCTGGCCATGAGGATTGCCGAGCAGTATGTGGAAGTGACCCAAAAGCTCGGGATCCCATACGTGTTCAAGGCCTCTTTCGACAAGGCCAACCGTTCATCCATCAATTCCTACCGCGGTCCGGGGATGGAAGAAGGCCTGAAGATATTCCAGGAAATCAAAGATACCTTCAATGTGCCACTCATCACCGACGTGCACGAGCCTTATCAGTGTGCCCCCGTTGCCGAAGTGGTGGACATCATTCAGCTGCCGGCCTTCCTCGCGCGCCAGACTGACTTGGTGATTGCCATGGCCAGGACAGGAGCCATCATCAACGTGAAGAAGCCACAGTTTCTGGCACCCCACGAGATGCGCCACATCGTGAAGAAATTCAACGAGGCCGGTAACGACGAGATCATCCTGTGTGAGCGTGGCAGCTGCTTTGGTTACAACAACCTGGTGGTGGACATGCTGGGCATGGATGAGATGAAGCAAAGTGGTTATCCGGTGATTTTCGATGCGACCCACGCGCTGCAGCGCCCCGGTGGCCGTGAAGATTCTGCCGGTGGTCGCCGCGCCCAGGCAACCGAGCTTGCCCGCAGCGGTATGGCGCTGGGTCTGGCCGGTCTCTTTATCGAAGCGCATCCGGATCCCGACAACGCCAAGTGCGACGGCCCCTGCGCCCTACCATTGCATCAACTGGAAGCTTATCTGGCCCAGATGAAAGCCGTGGATGATTTGGTGAAATCTTTTCCTGCTCTGGACACCAGCAAGTAA
- a CDS encoding DUF819 domain-containing protein: protein MTTAPLVTNDATVLGFLAIILGFVFYTHSHPSWQKFYKFVPALLLCYFLPSLLNTFGIVDGHSSQLYFVATRYLLPACLVLLILSVDLKAIMGLGPKAVVMFLCGTLGIVIGGPVALLLVSAIDPSLTNDMGPDSVWRGMTTLAGSWIGGGANQAAMKEIYEVGGSVFSVMITVDVIVANVWMAVLLFMASRAKEIDAKTGADTSAIEALKEKVEKYKAENERNPSLTDLMLILAVGFGVTGFAHIAADFLAPFFSEHFPWTKQYSLTSGFFWLVVLVTTAGLALSFTPLRHLEAAGASKVASSFLYVLVATIGLHMDVSEILKTPIYFLLGITWMLVHAGFMLLVAKLIKAPLFYMAVGSQANVGGAASAPVVAAAFHPSLAPVGVLLAVFGYALGTYMAWLCGQLLQLVG, encoded by the coding sequence ATGACAACGGCGCCATTGGTTACCAACGACGCAACTGTACTGGGTTTTTTGGCCATTATTTTGGGATTTGTGTTTTACACCCACAGCCACCCCAGCTGGCAAAAATTCTATAAATTTGTCCCGGCGTTGCTGCTGTGCTACTTCCTGCCCTCGCTGCTCAACACCTTCGGCATAGTCGATGGCCACAGCTCGCAGCTGTATTTTGTTGCCACCCGTTATCTGCTGCCTGCCTGTTTGGTATTGCTGATTTTGTCGGTGGATCTCAAGGCCATTATGGGGCTTGGGCCAAAAGCGGTGGTGATGTTCCTCTGCGGCACCCTGGGGATTGTGATTGGTGGTCCGGTGGCGCTGCTTCTGGTGTCGGCCATTGACCCCTCCCTGACCAACGATATGGGGCCGGATTCTGTATGGCGTGGCATGACTACGCTAGCCGGCAGCTGGATTGGCGGCGGTGCCAACCAGGCGGCCATGAAAGAAATCTATGAGGTGGGCGGCAGTGTGTTTTCGGTGATGATCACCGTCGACGTGATTGTGGCCAACGTGTGGATGGCGGTACTGCTATTTATGGCCTCCCGCGCCAAAGAAATCGATGCCAAAACCGGCGCCGATACCAGTGCCATCGAGGCGCTTAAAGAGAAGGTTGAAAAGTACAAGGCGGAAAATGAGCGTAACCCCAGCCTGACCGATTTGATGCTTATTCTGGCGGTGGGCTTTGGTGTCACAGGTTTTGCCCATATCGCAGCGGATTTCCTGGCTCCCTTCTTTTCCGAGCACTTCCCCTGGACCAAACAGTACAGCCTGACTTCCGGCTTCTTCTGGCTGGTGGTGTTGGTGACGACTGCCGGTCTGGCGCTGTCCTTTACCCCGCTGCGTCATCTGGAAGCGGCAGGTGCCTCCAAGGTGGCGTCATCCTTCCTGTATGTGCTGGTGGCTACCATTGGCCTGCACATGGACGTGAGTGAAATCCTCAAGACGCCGATTTACTTCCTGCTTGGCATTACCTGGATGCTGGTGCACGCGGGCTTTATGCTGCTGGTGGCCAAGCTTATCAAGGCGCCGCTGTTTTATATGGCGGTCGGCAGCCAGGCTAACGTGGGCGGCGCCGCATCCGCCCCGGTTGTGGCCGCGGCCTTCCACCCGTCTTTGGCTCCGGTAGGTGTGCTTTTGGCCGTGTTCGGTTATGCTTTGGGCACTTATATGGCCTGGCTCTGTGGCCAACTGTTGCAGCTAGTGGGCTGA
- a CDS encoding tetratricopeptide repeat protein produces the protein MSEFSLADGVSLPETPLDVLAHLGLADRQKAEWAWLEIAGGVLSHYLVDRDARLKALLSWFYRDLGFRAKDDYFSLEAASLAHTLMFRQGNSTTLATVLMLLAKQLDLPLEPILLPGHTLLCMRDGKKKLLIDPLSGEIIDRKRVHALVRGELGNWAPMKPAYVKPSGVKALIGRMLGELKAGAIVQQRFDVALACSNMLLDWHPDDTMLIRERAFIAQQLGAIRAAEADLRQFIDLSPHDPVVELVKMQLRELGEHHEILH, from the coding sequence ATGAGTGAATTTTCCTTAGCAGACGGTGTTTCCCTGCCGGAGACGCCGCTGGATGTACTTGCGCATTTGGGGCTCGCGGACCGGCAAAAAGCCGAGTGGGCCTGGCTTGAAATCGCCGGTGGTGTGCTCAGCCATTATTTGGTGGACCGGGATGCCAGACTCAAGGCATTGCTTAGCTGGTTTTACCGGGATCTGGGCTTTCGAGCCAAGGATGACTACTTCAGCCTTGAGGCGGCGAGTCTGGCACACACCCTGATGTTTCGTCAGGGAAACAGTACCACGCTGGCCACAGTGTTGATGCTGCTCGCCAAGCAACTGGATTTGCCACTTGAACCCATTTTATTGCCCGGCCATACCCTCCTTTGCATGAGGGACGGGAAGAAAAAACTGTTAATCGACCCGCTCAGTGGCGAGATTATCGACCGCAAACGGGTACATGCGCTGGTGCGTGGCGAGCTGGGTAACTGGGCGCCAATGAAGCCGGCCTATGTGAAGCCTTCCGGAGTAAAGGCGCTCATTGGCCGTATGTTGGGTGAGCTTAAGGCGGGTGCCATAGTGCAGCAGCGCTTTGATGTGGCACTGGCCTGCAGCAATATGCTGCTCGACTGGCATCCCGACGACACCATGCTCATTCGTGAACGGGCCTTTATTGCCCAGCAGCTGGGTGCCATTCGGGCGGCAGAAGCCGACCTCAGGCAGTTTATCGACTTAAGCCCCCACGATCCTGTCGTGGAGCTGGTGAAGATGCAGCTGCGCGAGCTGGGTGAGCATCACGAAATCCTGCATTAA
- a CDS encoding SirB2 family protein produces MESINNLYPVFKHLHLTLVAISVIFFVVRFVLKLRESALLQKKVMRIAPHIIDTCLLLSGLLMCFLIKQYPFVDPWLTEKILAVVAYILLAIMAMKSNRNKFFRFFAFLGAIAWVVYAAKIAVFKQAIMLAS; encoded by the coding sequence ATGGAATCCATCAACAACCTCTATCCCGTTTTCAAGCATCTGCACCTTACGCTGGTGGCAATCAGTGTGATCTTTTTTGTGGTGCGTTTCGTGCTCAAATTAAGAGAATCTGCCCTGCTGCAGAAAAAGGTCATGCGCATTGCGCCTCACATCATAGATACCTGTCTTTTGCTCTCGGGTCTGCTGATGTGTTTCCTTATCAAACAGTATCCCTTCGTTGACCCTTGGTTGACCGAGAAAATCCTGGCTGTGGTTGCCTATATTCTGCTCGCCATCATGGCGATGAAGTCCAACCGCAATAAGTTTTTCCGCTTTTTTGCCTTCCTTGGCGCCATCGCCTGGGTCGTGTATGCGGCCAAAATCGCCGTCTTTAAACAGGCCATAATGCTGGCATCATGA
- the prmC gene encoding peptide chain release factor N(5)-glutamine methyltransferase: protein MAAQSTIGEALQWGFSTLASSSESANLDAEVLLQHCLGKNRTFLYTWPERPLTIEQWKHFEQLVSRRAKGVPVAHILGEREFWSLKFLVNETTLIPRPDTEMLVETALNLPLPDNARVLDMGTGTGAIALALASERPNWRITALDKVDDAVALAKANREQLGLTQVEILQSDWFSAVKDDDFDLIVSNPPYIDEHDEHLAMGDVRFEPLSALTAADEGYADLNHIAKHAREHLNVGGYLLLEHGFAQALKLRETLISLGYDKVATVRDFGSNDRCTLGLWHGEDA, encoded by the coding sequence TTGGCAGCCCAATCCACCATAGGCGAAGCCTTACAATGGGGTTTCAGCACTCTGGCCTCCAGCAGCGAGTCTGCCAACCTGGATGCCGAGGTGTTGCTTCAGCATTGCCTGGGTAAAAATCGCACCTTCCTGTACACCTGGCCCGAACGGCCGCTGACCATCGAGCAGTGGAAACACTTCGAGCAGCTGGTGAGCCGCCGCGCCAAAGGTGTGCCTGTGGCGCACATTCTCGGCGAGCGGGAGTTTTGGTCACTGAAATTTTTGGTGAATGAAACCACCCTTATTCCACGGCCTGACACCGAGATGTTGGTGGAGACGGCGCTCAATCTGCCGCTGCCGGATAACGCCAGGGTGCTGGATATGGGCACGGGCACAGGCGCCATTGCTCTGGCGCTGGCAAGTGAGCGCCCCAACTGGCGCATTACGGCGCTGGATAAGGTGGATGATGCAGTCGCCCTTGCCAAGGCCAATCGTGAGCAACTGGGTTTAACCCAGGTGGAAATCCTCCAGAGCGATTGGTTCAGCGCGGTGAAGGATGACGATTTTGACCTGATTGTTTCCAATCCGCCTTATATCGATGAGCACGATGAGCATTTGGCGATGGGGGATGTGCGTTTTGAGCCTTTGAGCGCGCTCACCGCCGCCGACGAAGGCTACGCAGACCTGAACCATATCGCCAAGCATGCCCGGGAACACCTGAATGTGGGCGGGTATCTGCTGCTTGAACACGGCTTTGCCCAGGCGCTGAAACTGAGGGAAACCCTGATATCTCTCGGGTATGACAAGGTCGCCACCGTGCGGGACTTTGGCTCCAACGATCGCTGCACCCTTGGGTTGTGGCATGGTGAGGATGCCTGA
- the prfA gene encoding peptide chain release factor 1, producing the protein MKESVIRKLEGLLERNEEVLALLSDASIISDQDRFRALSKEYAQLEDVVKGFKAYQQAVADLETAKEMLEEDDPELKEMAQEEIKSAKASLELLEAELQILLLPKDPNDEANAFVEIRAGAGGDEAAIFAGDLFRMYSRYAETQRWQVEIMSANEGEHGGYKEVIARFSGDGVYGKLKFESGGHRVQRVPETESQGRVHTSACTVAVLHEVPEAEAIEINPSELRIDTFRASGAGGQHVNKTDSAIRITHLPTGTVVECQDERSQHKNKARAMSVLVARLQAAEDEKRRSAEATTRRNLVGSGDRSERIRTYNFPQGRVSDHRINLTLYRLNEVMEGDLNALIEPIVQEHQADLLAALADEQG; encoded by the coding sequence ATGAAGGAATCCGTCATCCGCAAGCTGGAAGGCTTGCTCGAGCGCAACGAAGAAGTATTGGCGCTGCTCAGCGACGCCAGCATCATTTCCGATCAGGACCGTTTTCGCGCCCTGTCCAAAGAATATGCCCAGCTTGAAGACGTGGTAAAAGGCTTCAAGGCTTATCAGCAGGCGGTAGCCGACCTGGAAACCGCCAAAGAAATGCTGGAAGAGGACGACCCTGAGCTCAAAGAAATGGCCCAGGAAGAAATCAAATCTGCCAAAGCCAGCCTGGAACTGCTCGAAGCCGAGCTGCAAATCCTGCTGCTGCCCAAAGACCCCAACGACGAAGCCAACGCCTTTGTTGAAATCCGTGCCGGCGCCGGCGGTGACGAAGCCGCCATTTTTGCCGGCGACTTGTTCCGCATGTACAGCCGTTATGCGGAAACCCAGCGCTGGCAGGTGGAAATCATGAGCGCCAACGAAGGCGAACATGGTGGCTACAAAGAAGTGATCGCCCGTTTCAGCGGCGATGGCGTATACGGCAAACTCAAATTCGAGTCCGGTGGCCACCGGGTGCAAAGGGTGCCCGAAACCGAATCCCAGGGCCGGGTACATACCTCGGCCTGTACCGTGGCGGTGTTGCACGAAGTGCCCGAAGCAGAAGCTATCGAAATTAATCCATCTGAGCTGCGTATCGACACCTTCCGCGCCTCGGGCGCCGGTGGTCAGCACGTGAACAAAACCGACTCGGCCATCCGTATCACTCACTTGCCCACGGGCACTGTGGTGGAGTGTCAGGACGAGCGCTCGCAGCACAAAAACAAGGCCCGAGCCATGTCTGTGCTGGTAGCCCGTTTGCAGGCGGCCGAAGATGAGAAACGCCGCAGCGCCGAAGCCACCACCCGCCGCAATCTGGTGGGCAGCGGCGATCGCTCTGAACGTATCCGCACTTACAACTTCCCTCAGGGACGGGTGAGCGACCACCGTATCAACCTGACTCTGTACCGCCTGAATGAGGTGATGGAAGGGGATTTGAACGCCCTTATCGAACCCATAGTACAGGAACACCAGGCCGATCTGTTGGCGGCTCTGGCGGATGAGCAGGGGTAA
- the hemA gene encoding glutamyl-tRNA reductase, which yields MSLVAIGINHKTATVDLREKVAFSPDKIHDAMRSLACTTSSNEAVIVSTCNRTELYCNNARAEEVIHWLESYHNLSHDELMPCVYHHEGQEAVRHLMRVASGLDSLVLGEPQILGQVKQSFAKAKEAGTVAVTLDRLFQSTFSVAKKVRTETEIGTAAVSVAFAAVSMAKHIFSSLASTQVLLIGAGETIELVARHLKENGVSSMVVANRTVERAQAMCEEFGATAITLSQIPDFLPKADIVISSTASPLPILGKGMVEKALKQRRHQPMLLVDIAVPRDIEAEVGELDDAFLYTVDDLQSIIEQNMASRKEAAEQAEVIAQEQSFLFMDWIRSLESVDSIREYRTASMAIKDELVERALNKLAQGADGEQVILELANKLTNRLIHAPTQALTTASRQGDLNTLGQLRTALGLDKH from the coding sequence ATGAGCCTTGTAGCAATCGGGATAAACCATAAAACGGCCACCGTCGATCTTCGCGAAAAGGTCGCCTTCTCCCCGGACAAAATCCATGATGCGATGCGAAGCCTCGCCTGTACCACCTCATCCAATGAGGCGGTGATTGTCTCTACCTGTAACCGCACCGAACTATACTGCAATAACGCCCGTGCCGAGGAAGTCATCCATTGGCTGGAGAGTTATCACAACCTGAGCCATGACGAGCTGATGCCCTGTGTGTATCACCATGAAGGGCAGGAAGCGGTGCGGCACTTGATGCGGGTAGCCTCGGGGCTGGACTCGCTGGTATTGGGCGAGCCGCAAATTCTTGGTCAGGTGAAGCAGTCTTTTGCCAAGGCTAAAGAAGCCGGCACTGTGGCAGTCACCCTCGATCGCCTCTTCCAAAGTACCTTCTCGGTGGCCAAGAAAGTCCGAACCGAAACCGAAATCGGTACTGCTGCCGTGTCTGTGGCTTTTGCTGCCGTCAGCATGGCCAAACACATCTTTTCTTCACTGGCATCCACCCAGGTGTTGCTGATTGGTGCCGGTGAAACCATAGAGCTGGTGGCAAGGCACCTGAAAGAAAACGGCGTGTCTTCCATGGTGGTGGCCAACCGCACCGTGGAGCGAGCCCAGGCCATGTGCGAAGAGTTTGGCGCCACCGCTATTACGCTCTCACAAATACCGGATTTTCTCCCAAAGGCTGATATCGTGATATCCTCTACCGCCAGCCCGCTGCCCATTCTTGGCAAGGGCATGGTAGAAAAGGCACTCAAGCAGCGTCGACATCAACCTATGTTATTGGTTGATATAGCAGTTCCCCGTGATATTGAGGCAGAAGTCGGTGAACTCGACGATGCCTTCCTGTACACGGTCGACGATCTGCAGAGCATCATCGAACAGAATATGGCCTCCCGTAAGGAGGCGGCCGAGCAAGCCGAAGTGATAGCCCAGGAGCAATCTTTCCTGTTTATGGATTGGATCCGCTCACTGGAGTCGGTAGACAGTATTCGCGAATATCGCACTGCCAGTATGGCAATCAAAGATGAATTGGTAGAACGGGCCCTCAATAAGCTGGCGCAGGGCGCCGATGGCGAGCAGGTTATTCTGGAGCTTGCCAATAAGCTGACCAATCGATTGATCCATGCGCCGACTCAGGCCCTGACGACTGCCAGTCGTCAGGGGGACCTCAATACTCTGGGGCAACTTCGGACCGCGCTCGGCCTGGATAAACACTGA